In the genome of Dunckerocampus dactyliophorus isolate RoL2022-P2 chromosome 6, RoL_Ddac_1.1, whole genome shotgun sequence, one region contains:
- the si:dkeyp-9d4.3 gene encoding caskin-1 isoform X2, with product MGKDQELLQAVKTEDLMTVQRLLQRPRPGKAKLLGATKRVNVNIQDADGLSPLHHAALSGNKELISLLLDAQAAVDIKDNKGMRPLHYAAWQGKTEPMKMLLKAGSSVNGQSDEGQIPLHLSAQHGHYDGSEMLLQHQSNTCISDSAGKTPLDLACEFGRVTVVQLLLSSNMCAAMLEPKPSDPNGVSPLHLAAKNGHIDVIRLLIQAGIDINRQSESGTALHQAALCGKTEVVRLLLESGISAGVRNTLSQTALDIVNQFTTTQASREIKQLLRDASAAMQVRALKDYCNNYDLTSLNIKAGDIITVLEQHSDGRWKGCIHDNRTGNDRVGYFPSNMVEVIKRAGHSPSQQCHTLLLRRPNPCPIASVNGHSYPPSKVLPLHLPSPPPHPNAQSLPRFSSFGYVPLPISPPSLSTPPPLSNTPPPAPPLSTSQEQQSQTGSRTTELSPQGSPTLGQQSSTSEDIWVLRKPLTGGERSGSVGSLGSIRSSSSLQGSGNTHVLTTPAPSPHPAPTPGVNTHGLNAPGLNAQAEGVKLLATVLSQSVKAKEHLLEQSQSIEQSASSSTSTVQEQRPFERKAEEDDGKQAVVAWLGEFQLQFYTTHFLTAGYDLETVSCMTHEDMTAIGVMKPGHRKKLMSEISKLPSTDWLPDHKPANLADFLSHLGLSQYYQVLVQNGYENIDFISDISLEDLQEIGITKLGHQKKLMLGVRRLKDLQRGGSVPEALESPSTPPCSPADSSVSEPRTESRKQRDGGPSPLAKPRPSISHSQTPPHTPTKTPPQTPTHTRNQQASPRARPRPSTQQAPADSHVPTLRLPSEEEERRRTHSLTGPETDSRYATVCRSSSTRTAAANDVTVNRSQSSVTLRPRRKGRPPTPPKRSCSSITGGDGEGEGQVEGLLGLPTFRERRASDCGSLGSALRVQESAGLERSEGASGSVRSLAAMLETSIVSGAKTLPRNLGSSTNYLQVSPPTLRRQAGSGGLGSEDDDVLNRRRTISGPQGDQVPQKPAQQRPEPRPRSTVVTSASEITDSSATLRRKPRPLPTDCEAPANAPTVVTMTTGTDTLRRRPRTTEQSEAVAQISNKQSDSSSSQADSSWQQNGGVVLRRRPVSEASDRTENSRESCEWMEARKSLKPPVSPKPSSVALKKTQVDPLTPTRRVPIPGPDNTETAQSPETKRVPPPVSPKPRGPPTAPKPGKAMVASPAMSPAATSPAASSPTLAPKPSPTPTAAATPLPAPSTPSAPSLSPGLPLNSPSPAQSPSTPSPHPVKPPRSSIAGLSIDLLGGREVEEEEERRTEREQKKHKEEEEAERRRGEEENLEGKSSQRGGERAVTEEEEEGAQHRLEETSASLAAALQAVEHKINEDEAQNDKKTTVSILDDIGSMFDDLADQLDAMLD from the exons GCATGCGTCCTCTACATTACGCGGCCTGGCAGGGGAAAACTGAACCAATGAAAATGCTGCTGAAAGCaggctcatctgtcaacggacAGTCGGATGAAGGACAGATCCCGCTCCACCTGTCAGCTCAGCATGGACACTATGACGGG TCTGAGATGTTGCTGCAACACCAGTCCAACACGTGTATCTCAGACTCAGCAGGAAAAACTCCACTGGACCTGGCTTGTGAATTTGGACGTGTCACA GTGGTTCAGCTCCTGCTCAGTAGTAATATGTGTGCAGCCATGCTGGAGCCAAAACCATCTGACCCCAATGGAGTGTCACCTCTCCATCTTGCCGCCAAGAATGGTCACATTGATGTGATAAG GTTGCTGATACAGGCTGGCATCGACATCAACAGACAGTCTGAGTCTGGTACAGCTTTACATCAAGCTGCCCTCTGTGGGAAGACAGAGGTAGTGCGCCTCCTGCTTGAA AGTGGCATCAGTGCAGGAGTGAGGAACACTTTGAGTCAAACTGCGCTGGACATTGTTAACCAGTTCACCACCACGCAGGCTAGCAGGGAGATTAAACAACTACTGAGAG ACGCATCAGCTGCTATGCAGGTGCGAGCACTGAAGGATTACTGCAACAACTATGACCTCACCAGCCTCAATATCAAAGCTGGAGACATTATTACG GTTTTGGAGCAGCACTCAGACGGCCGATGGAAGGGTTGCATTCATGATAACCGTACAGGAAATGACCGTGTGGGTTACTTCCCCTCCAACATGGTGGAAGTCATCAAGAGGGCAG GCCATTCTCCCTCCCAGCAGTGCCACACCCTGCTGCTGCGCAGGCCCAACCCATGTCCCATTGCCTCAGTCAACGGACACTCATACCCTCCATCCAAAGTGCTGCCCCTTCATCTGCCCTCCCCTCCCCCTCATCCCAACGCACAGTCACTCCctcgcttctcctcatttgggTACGTTCCGCTTCCCATCTCTCCACCTTCTCTctccactcctcctcctctgtcaaatactcctcctcctgctcctcctctctCCACTTCTCAGGAGCAGCAAAGTCAGACag GTTCTCGGACTACAGAGTTGAGTCCTCAAGGCTCTCCCACTTTGGgccagcagagcagcaccagcGAGGACATCTGGGTGCTACGCAAACCGCTTACAG GGGGCGAACGTAGCGGCAGCGTGGGCAGCCTCGGTAGCATTCGGTCATCGAGCAGCCTGCAGGGCTCGGGTAACACGCATGTTCTGACGACACCTGCACCCAGTCCTCACCCAGCACCCACACCGGGTGTTAACACACACGGCCTTAATGCTCCGGGTCTGAACGCACAAGCTGAAGGGGTCAAG CTCCTAGCCACCGTCCTGTCCCAGTCAGTAAAAGCCAAGGAGCATCTTCTGGAGCAGTCACAGTCCATTGAGCAGTCAGCGA GCTCTTCCACCTCCACTGTTCAGGAGCAGCGGCCCTTTGAGCGCAAGGCAGAAGAGGATGATGGAAAA CAGGCAGTAGTGGCGTGGCTGGGTGAGTTTCAgctgcagttctacaccacccacTTCCTCACCGCCGGATACGATCTAGAGACCGTTAGCTGCATGACCCATGAG GACATGACGGCGATCGGGGTCATGAAACCTGGACATCGGAAGAAGTTAATGTCAGAGATCAGTAAGCTGCCCTCCACAGACTGGCTGCCAGACCACAAGCCT gcCAATCTGGCAGATTTTCTCTCTCACCTGGGTCTCAGTCAATATTACCAGGTTCTGGTGCagaatggttatgaaaatattgACTTCATCTCTGACATTAGCCTTGAGGATCTTCAAGAGATCGGCATTACTAAATTAG GCCACCAGAAGAAGCTAATGTTAGGAGTGAGGAGACTGAAGGACTTACAAAGAGGAGGAAGTGTCCCTGAGGCTCTTGAGAGTCCCTCCACACCTCCATGCAGCCCAGCCGACAGCAGCGTTTCTGAGCCACGCACAGAGTCAAGAAAACAGCGTGACGGCGGCCCTAGCCCATTGGCAAAACCCCGTCCAAGTATCTCTCATTCACAAACTCCTCCTCACACACCGACGAAAACTCCACCgcaaacccccacacacactcgAAACCAGCAGGCCTCCCCCAGGGCTCGACCGCGACCTTCCACCCAGCAGGCACCAGCAGATTCGCATGTACCGACGCTCCGCCTGCccagcgaggaggaggagcgacGTAGAACTCACAGTCTGACGGGGCCAGAAACAGACTCACGATACGCCACTGTGTGCCGCAGCAGTTCCACACGCACCGCTGCCGCCAATGATGTCACCGTTAACCGCAGCCAGTCATCTGTCACACTGCGGCCCCGGCGGAAAGGTCGGCCGCCGACGCCACCGAAGCGGTCCTGTTCTTCTATCACCGGAGGTGATGGGGAGGGAGAAGGACAAGTGGAGGGGCTTCTTGGCCTGCCAACTTTTCGAGAGCGGAGAGCCAGCGACTGCGGCAGTCTAGGATCAGCATTAAGAGTTCAGGAGTCAGCAGGCCTGGAAAGATCAGAGGGCGCTTCTGGGAGTGTGCGTAGCCTCGCCGCCATGCTGGAGACGTCCATTGTGAGTGGAGCAAAAACCTTGCCCAGGAATCTGGGAAGCAGCACCAACTACCTTCag GTCAGTCCCCCCACACTTCGTCGCCAGGCTGGTTCAGGTGGTCTTGGATCGGAAGATGACGATGTCCTGAACCGACGCAGGACAATCAGTGGACCTCAGGGTGATCAGGTACCGCAAAAACCAGCCCAGCAACGCCCAGAGCCCCGACCCCGCTCCACTGTCGTCACCTCCGCTTCAGAGATCACAGACAGCTCAGCGACGCTCCGAAGGAAACCTCGTCCTCTACCAACAGACTGCGAAGCGCCCGCAAACGCTCCCACTGTTGTTACCATGACAACCGGCACGGACACCTTACGCAGGAGGCCACGCACTACTGAGCAATCAGAAGCTGTCGCCCAAATAAGCAATAAACAATCAGACTCTTCCAGCAGTCAAGCAGATAGTAGCTGGCAGCAGAATGGCGGTGTGGTGCTGAGGCGGAGGCCCGTATCGGAGGCTTCTGATAGGACAGAGAACAGCAGGGAGAGCTGTGAGTGGATGGAGGCCAGGAAGTCTCTGAAGCCGCCCGTCTCACCTAAACCATCTTCGGTTGCCCTGAAGAAGACGCAAGTTGACCCCCTCACACCAACTCGTCGGGTCCCGATACCTGGTCCTGATAACACGGAAACAGCACAGAGTCCTG AAACAAAGCGTGTTCCGCCTCCTGTGTCGCCAAAACCTCGCGGCCCTCCAACAGCTCCCAAACCAGGGAAAGCAATGGTAGCCTCACCCGCCATGAGCCCTGCAGCCACCAGCCCAGCAGCATCAAGCCCCACCCTGGCCCCCAAACCTTCCCCGACACCCACCGCAGCTGCCACCCCTCTTCCCGCTCCCAGCACCCCCTCTGCCCCCTCTCTTTCACCGGGACTCCCCCTTAACTCTCCTTCACCAGCACAGAGTCCCTCCACGCCGTCTCCGCACCCAGTCAAACCGCCACGCTCCTCCATTGCTGGCCTCTCTATCGACCTCCTTGGTGGGCGGGAGgttgaggaggaagaggagaggaggACGGAGAGGGAGCAGAAGAAGcacaaagaggaggaggaggcggagaggaggagaggagaggaggagaaCTTGGAGGGGAAGTCATCCCagaggggaggagagagagcagttacagaggaggaagaggagggggcTCAGCATCGTCTGGAGGAGACCAGTGCCTCCTTGGCTGCAGCTTTGCAGGCTGtagaacataaaataaatgaggATGAAGCACAAAATGA CAAAAAGACAACCGTGTCCATCCTGGATGACATCGGCAGCATGTTTGACGATTTGGCGGACCAACTGGACGCAATGCTCGACTGA
- the si:dkeyp-9d4.3 gene encoding caskin-1 isoform X3, whose amino-acid sequence MGKDQELLQAVKTEDLMTVQRLLQRPRPGKAKLLGATKRVNVNIQDADGLSPLHHAALSGNKELISLLLDAQAAVDIKDNKGMRPLHYAAWQGKTEPMKMLLKAGSSVNGQSDEGQIPLHLSAQHGHYDGSEMLLQHQSNTCISDSAGKTPLDLACEFGRVTVVQLLLSSNMCAAMLEPKPSDPNGVSPLHLAAKNGHIDVIRLLIQAGIDINRQSESGTALHQAALCGKTEVVRLLLESGISAGVRNTLSQTALDIVNQFTTTQASREIKQLLRDASAAMQVRALKDYCNNYDLTSLNIKAGDIITVLEQHSDGRWKGCIHDNRTGNDRVGYFPSNMVEVIKRAGHSPSQQCHTLLLRRPNPCPIASVNGHSYPPSKVLPLHLPSPPPHPNAQSLPRFSSFGYVPLPISPPSLSTPPPLSNTPPPAPPLSTSQEQQSQTGSRTTELSPQGSPTLGQQSSTSEDIWVLRKPLTGGERSGSVGSLGSIRSSSSLQGSGNTHVLTTPAPSPHPAPTPGVNTHGLNAPGLNAQAEGVKLLATVLSQSVKAKEHLLEQSQSIEQSASSSTSTVQEQRPFERKAEEDDGKKQAVVAWLGEFQLQFYTTHFLTAGYDLETVSCMTHEDMTAIGVMKPGHRKKLMSEISKLPSTDWLPDHKPANLADFLSHLGLSQYYQVLVQNGYENIDFISDISLEDLQEIGITKLGHQKKLMLGVRRLKDLQRGGSVPEALESPSTPPCSPADSSVSEPRTESRKQRDGGPSPLAKPRPSISHSQTPPHTPTKTPPQTPTHTRNQQASPRARPRPSTQQAPADSHVPTLRLPSEEEERRRTHSLTGPETDSRYATVCRSSSTRTAAANDVTVNRSQSSVTLRPRRKGRPPTPPKRSCSSITGGDGEGEGQVEGLLGLPTFRERRASDCGSLGSALRVQESAGLERSEGASGSVRSLAAMLETSIVSPPTLRRQAGSGGLGSEDDDVLNRRRTISGPQGDQVPQKPAQQRPEPRPRSTVVTSASEITDSSATLRRKPRPLPTDCEAPANAPTVVTMTTGTDTLRRRPRTTEQSEAVAQISNKQSDSSSSQADSSWQQNGGVVLRRRPVSEASDRTENSRESCEWMEARKSLKPPVSPKPSSVALKKTQVDPLTPTRRVPIPGPDNTETAQSPETKRVPPPVSPKPRGPPTAPKPGKAMVASPAMSPAATSPAASSPTLAPKPSPTPTAAATPLPAPSTPSAPSLSPGLPLNSPSPAQSPSTPSPHPVKPPRSSIAGLSIDLLGGREVEEEEERRTEREQKKHKEEEEAERRRGEEENLEGKSSQRGGERAVTEEEEEGAQHRLEETSASLAAALQAVEHKINEDEAQNDKKTTVSILDDIGSMFDDLADQLDAMLD is encoded by the exons GCATGCGTCCTCTACATTACGCGGCCTGGCAGGGGAAAACTGAACCAATGAAAATGCTGCTGAAAGCaggctcatctgtcaacggacAGTCGGATGAAGGACAGATCCCGCTCCACCTGTCAGCTCAGCATGGACACTATGACGGG TCTGAGATGTTGCTGCAACACCAGTCCAACACGTGTATCTCAGACTCAGCAGGAAAAACTCCACTGGACCTGGCTTGTGAATTTGGACGTGTCACA GTGGTTCAGCTCCTGCTCAGTAGTAATATGTGTGCAGCCATGCTGGAGCCAAAACCATCTGACCCCAATGGAGTGTCACCTCTCCATCTTGCCGCCAAGAATGGTCACATTGATGTGATAAG GTTGCTGATACAGGCTGGCATCGACATCAACAGACAGTCTGAGTCTGGTACAGCTTTACATCAAGCTGCCCTCTGTGGGAAGACAGAGGTAGTGCGCCTCCTGCTTGAA AGTGGCATCAGTGCAGGAGTGAGGAACACTTTGAGTCAAACTGCGCTGGACATTGTTAACCAGTTCACCACCACGCAGGCTAGCAGGGAGATTAAACAACTACTGAGAG ACGCATCAGCTGCTATGCAGGTGCGAGCACTGAAGGATTACTGCAACAACTATGACCTCACCAGCCTCAATATCAAAGCTGGAGACATTATTACG GTTTTGGAGCAGCACTCAGACGGCCGATGGAAGGGTTGCATTCATGATAACCGTACAGGAAATGACCGTGTGGGTTACTTCCCCTCCAACATGGTGGAAGTCATCAAGAGGGCAG GCCATTCTCCCTCCCAGCAGTGCCACACCCTGCTGCTGCGCAGGCCCAACCCATGTCCCATTGCCTCAGTCAACGGACACTCATACCCTCCATCCAAAGTGCTGCCCCTTCATCTGCCCTCCCCTCCCCCTCATCCCAACGCACAGTCACTCCctcgcttctcctcatttgggTACGTTCCGCTTCCCATCTCTCCACCTTCTCTctccactcctcctcctctgtcaaatactcctcctcctgctcctcctctctCCACTTCTCAGGAGCAGCAAAGTCAGACag GTTCTCGGACTACAGAGTTGAGTCCTCAAGGCTCTCCCACTTTGGgccagcagagcagcaccagcGAGGACATCTGGGTGCTACGCAAACCGCTTACAG GGGGCGAACGTAGCGGCAGCGTGGGCAGCCTCGGTAGCATTCGGTCATCGAGCAGCCTGCAGGGCTCGGGTAACACGCATGTTCTGACGACACCTGCACCCAGTCCTCACCCAGCACCCACACCGGGTGTTAACACACACGGCCTTAATGCTCCGGGTCTGAACGCACAAGCTGAAGGGGTCAAG CTCCTAGCCACCGTCCTGTCCCAGTCAGTAAAAGCCAAGGAGCATCTTCTGGAGCAGTCACAGTCCATTGAGCAGTCAGCGA GCTCTTCCACCTCCACTGTTCAGGAGCAGCGGCCCTTTGAGCGCAAGGCAGAAGAGGATGATGGAAAA AAGCAGGCAGTAGTGGCGTGGCTGGGTGAGTTTCAgctgcagttctacaccacccacTTCCTCACCGCCGGATACGATCTAGAGACCGTTAGCTGCATGACCCATGAG GACATGACGGCGATCGGGGTCATGAAACCTGGACATCGGAAGAAGTTAATGTCAGAGATCAGTAAGCTGCCCTCCACAGACTGGCTGCCAGACCACAAGCCT gcCAATCTGGCAGATTTTCTCTCTCACCTGGGTCTCAGTCAATATTACCAGGTTCTGGTGCagaatggttatgaaaatattgACTTCATCTCTGACATTAGCCTTGAGGATCTTCAAGAGATCGGCATTACTAAATTAG GCCACCAGAAGAAGCTAATGTTAGGAGTGAGGAGACTGAAGGACTTACAAAGAGGAGGAAGTGTCCCTGAGGCTCTTGAGAGTCCCTCCACACCTCCATGCAGCCCAGCCGACAGCAGCGTTTCTGAGCCACGCACAGAGTCAAGAAAACAGCGTGACGGCGGCCCTAGCCCATTGGCAAAACCCCGTCCAAGTATCTCTCATTCACAAACTCCTCCTCACACACCGACGAAAACTCCACCgcaaacccccacacacactcgAAACCAGCAGGCCTCCCCCAGGGCTCGACCGCGACCTTCCACCCAGCAGGCACCAGCAGATTCGCATGTACCGACGCTCCGCCTGCccagcgaggaggaggagcgacGTAGAACTCACAGTCTGACGGGGCCAGAAACAGACTCACGATACGCCACTGTGTGCCGCAGCAGTTCCACACGCACCGCTGCCGCCAATGATGTCACCGTTAACCGCAGCCAGTCATCTGTCACACTGCGGCCCCGGCGGAAAGGTCGGCCGCCGACGCCACCGAAGCGGTCCTGTTCTTCTATCACCGGAGGTGATGGGGAGGGAGAAGGACAAGTGGAGGGGCTTCTTGGCCTGCCAACTTTTCGAGAGCGGAGAGCCAGCGACTGCGGCAGTCTAGGATCAGCATTAAGAGTTCAGGAGTCAGCAGGCCTGGAAAGATCAGAGGGCGCTTCTGGGAGTGTGCGTAGCCTCGCCGCCATGCTGGAGACGTCCATT GTCAGTCCCCCCACACTTCGTCGCCAGGCTGGTTCAGGTGGTCTTGGATCGGAAGATGACGATGTCCTGAACCGACGCAGGACAATCAGTGGACCTCAGGGTGATCAGGTACCGCAAAAACCAGCCCAGCAACGCCCAGAGCCCCGACCCCGCTCCACTGTCGTCACCTCCGCTTCAGAGATCACAGACAGCTCAGCGACGCTCCGAAGGAAACCTCGTCCTCTACCAACAGACTGCGAAGCGCCCGCAAACGCTCCCACTGTTGTTACCATGACAACCGGCACGGACACCTTACGCAGGAGGCCACGCACTACTGAGCAATCAGAAGCTGTCGCCCAAATAAGCAATAAACAATCAGACTCTTCCAGCAGTCAAGCAGATAGTAGCTGGCAGCAGAATGGCGGTGTGGTGCTGAGGCGGAGGCCCGTATCGGAGGCTTCTGATAGGACAGAGAACAGCAGGGAGAGCTGTGAGTGGATGGAGGCCAGGAAGTCTCTGAAGCCGCCCGTCTCACCTAAACCATCTTCGGTTGCCCTGAAGAAGACGCAAGTTGACCCCCTCACACCAACTCGTCGGGTCCCGATACCTGGTCCTGATAACACGGAAACAGCACAGAGTCCTG AAACAAAGCGTGTTCCGCCTCCTGTGTCGCCAAAACCTCGCGGCCCTCCAACAGCTCCCAAACCAGGGAAAGCAATGGTAGCCTCACCCGCCATGAGCCCTGCAGCCACCAGCCCAGCAGCATCAAGCCCCACCCTGGCCCCCAAACCTTCCCCGACACCCACCGCAGCTGCCACCCCTCTTCCCGCTCCCAGCACCCCCTCTGCCCCCTCTCTTTCACCGGGACTCCCCCTTAACTCTCCTTCACCAGCACAGAGTCCCTCCACGCCGTCTCCGCACCCAGTCAAACCGCCACGCTCCTCCATTGCTGGCCTCTCTATCGACCTCCTTGGTGGGCGGGAGgttgaggaggaagaggagaggaggACGGAGAGGGAGCAGAAGAAGcacaaagaggaggaggaggcggagaggaggagaggagaggaggagaaCTTGGAGGGGAAGTCATCCCagaggggaggagagagagcagttacagaggaggaagaggagggggcTCAGCATCGTCTGGAGGAGACCAGTGCCTCCTTGGCTGCAGCTTTGCAGGCTGtagaacataaaataaatgaggATGAAGCACAAAATGA CAAAAAGACAACCGTGTCCATCCTGGATGACATCGGCAGCATGTTTGACGATTTGGCGGACCAACTGGACGCAATGCTCGACTGA